One Mercenaria mercenaria strain notata chromosome 12, MADL_Memer_1, whole genome shotgun sequence DNA segment encodes these proteins:
- the LOC123533945 gene encoding ribosomal protein S6 kinase beta-1-like isoform X1 — MAEVFNMELRDGGDVEEELSDEEYPMPEGPTQLRRDLSRANDPIEEGMETLELTESTVNPGRSKVSTYDFELLKVLGKGGYGKVFQVRKVAGQGKGKIFAMKVLKKATIARNAKDTAHTKAERNILECVKHPFIVDLIYAFQTGGKLYLILEYLPGGELFMQLEREGIFMEDTACFYLSEITLAIEHLHHAGIVYRDLKPENILLDLQGHVKLTDFGLCKESINEGAVTHTFCGTIEYMAPEILTRTGHGKAVDWWSLGALMYDMLTGAPPFTGENRKKTIDKVLKAKLSLPPYLTNEARGLIKRLLRKNPHERLGGGKDDANPIKAHAFFRQINWNDLIHRRVEPPFKPSLTNDEDVSQFDTKFTKQTPVDSPDENVLSESQNVVFQGFSYVAPSVLEDLNKPWIEEKNIRSPRKHGSTFRGHSSHSPMVDFEMPGASNGGAEGGYEAMDTSSSSSLPKRSQSPAISTKSHKQNAMPINQRPKHIL; from the exons atggcAGAAGTTTTCAACATGGAACTACGGGATGGTGGAGATGTCGAGGAGGAGCTTTCGGATGAAGAATATCCGATGCCAGAAGGTCCAACACAG ttacgAAGGGATTTGTCAAGGGCAAATGATCCGAT TGAGGAGGGAATGGAGACTTTAGAACTAACAGAGAGTACCGTAAATCCTGGAAGGTCAAAAGTTAGCACATACGACTTTGAACTGCTCAAAGTTCTTGGTAAAGGAGGTTATGGAAAG GTGTTCCAGGTACGAAAAGTTGCTGGACAAGGGAAAGGAAAGATATTTGccatgaaagttttaaaaaag gCAACAATAGCTAGGAATGCCAAAGATACAGCTCATACTAAAGCAGAGAGAAATATTCTCGAATGTGTAAAG CATCCATTCATAGTAGACTTGATATATGCATTTCAAACGGGTGGCAAATTGTACCTGATCTTAGAATACCTGCCTGGTGGGGAACTGTTCATGCAGCTAGAACGAGAGGGAATCTTCATGGAAGACACAGCTTG TTTCTACCTGTCAGAGATAACTCTAGCTATAGAACATTTACACCATGCTGGTATTGTGTACAGAGATCTGAAACCAGAAAATATTCTGCTAGACTTACAAG GTCATGTAAAGTTAACAGACTTTGGTTTATGTAAGGAATCTATCAATGAAGGGGCAGTAACACACACATTTTGCGGGACCATTGAGTATAt GGCACCAGAAATTTTAACGAGGACTGGTCATGGCAAAGCTGTGGATTGGTGGAGTTTAGGGGCACTAATGTATGACATGCTCACAGGGGCG CCACCATTCACAGgggaaaatagaaagaaaacaataGATAAA gTTTTAAAAGCCAAGTTAAGTTTACCTCCATATTTAACAAATGAAGCTCGGGGATTGATAAAAAGA ttattaCGCAAGAATCCACATGAAAGATTAGGAGGTGGTAAAGATGATGCAAATCCTATCAAG GCTCATGCATTTTTCCGACAAATCAATTGGAATGACCTCATTCACCGGAGAGTTGAACCACCGTTCAAACCATCTTTA ACAAATGATGAAGATGTTAGTCAGTTTGATACAAAATTCACCAAACAGACCCCTGTAGATTCCCCAGATGAAAATGTCCTCAGTGAAAGCCAGAATGTAGTATTCCAG GGTTTCTCCTATGTGGCGCCATCTGTATTGGAGGATCTCAACAAACCTTGGATCGAAGAGAAAAATATTCGATCTCCAAGAAAACATGGAAGCACATTCCGGGGACACTCAAG tcacagtCCAATGGTCGATTTCGAAATGCCAGGCGCATCAAACGGCGGCGCTGAAGGTGGTTACGAGGCGATGGACACATCATCGTCGTCTAGTCTTCCCAAACGTTCCCAGTCCCCAGCCATTAGCACCAAATCACACAAACAGAATGCCATGCCCATTAATCAGAGACCCAAACATATACTATAG
- the LOC123533945 gene encoding ribosomal protein S6 kinase beta-1-like isoform X2, with protein MAEVFNMELRDGGDVEEELSDEEYPMPEGPTQLRRDLSRANDPIEEGMETLELTESTVNPGRSKVSTYDFELLKVLGKGGYGKVFQVRKVAGQGKGKIFAMKVLKKATIARNAKDTAHTKAERNILECVKHPFIVDLIYAFQTGGKLYLILEYLPGGELFMQLEREGIFMEDTACFYLSEITLAIEHLHHAGIVYRDLKPENILLDLQGHVKLTDFGLCKESINEGAVTHTFCGTIEYMAPEILTRTGHGKAVDWWSLGALMYDMLTGAPPFTGENRKKTIDKVLKAKLSLPPYLTNEARGLIKRLLRKNPHERLGGGKDDANPIKAHAFFRQINWNDLIHRRVEPPFKPSLTNDEDVSQFDTKFTKQTPVDSPDENVLSESQNVVFQGFSYVAPSVLEDLNKPWIEEKNIRSPRKHGSTFRGHSRCDMETVISDCSDVRISPAVVNIPKSEPVDIFQADAMFFAIPLPFV; from the exons atggcAGAAGTTTTCAACATGGAACTACGGGATGGTGGAGATGTCGAGGAGGAGCTTTCGGATGAAGAATATCCGATGCCAGAAGGTCCAACACAG ttacgAAGGGATTTGTCAAGGGCAAATGATCCGAT TGAGGAGGGAATGGAGACTTTAGAACTAACAGAGAGTACCGTAAATCCTGGAAGGTCAAAAGTTAGCACATACGACTTTGAACTGCTCAAAGTTCTTGGTAAAGGAGGTTATGGAAAG GTGTTCCAGGTACGAAAAGTTGCTGGACAAGGGAAAGGAAAGATATTTGccatgaaagttttaaaaaag gCAACAATAGCTAGGAATGCCAAAGATACAGCTCATACTAAAGCAGAGAGAAATATTCTCGAATGTGTAAAG CATCCATTCATAGTAGACTTGATATATGCATTTCAAACGGGTGGCAAATTGTACCTGATCTTAGAATACCTGCCTGGTGGGGAACTGTTCATGCAGCTAGAACGAGAGGGAATCTTCATGGAAGACACAGCTTG TTTCTACCTGTCAGAGATAACTCTAGCTATAGAACATTTACACCATGCTGGTATTGTGTACAGAGATCTGAAACCAGAAAATATTCTGCTAGACTTACAAG GTCATGTAAAGTTAACAGACTTTGGTTTATGTAAGGAATCTATCAATGAAGGGGCAGTAACACACACATTTTGCGGGACCATTGAGTATAt GGCACCAGAAATTTTAACGAGGACTGGTCATGGCAAAGCTGTGGATTGGTGGAGTTTAGGGGCACTAATGTATGACATGCTCACAGGGGCG CCACCATTCACAGgggaaaatagaaagaaaacaataGATAAA gTTTTAAAAGCCAAGTTAAGTTTACCTCCATATTTAACAAATGAAGCTCGGGGATTGATAAAAAGA ttattaCGCAAGAATCCACATGAAAGATTAGGAGGTGGTAAAGATGATGCAAATCCTATCAAG GCTCATGCATTTTTCCGACAAATCAATTGGAATGACCTCATTCACCGGAGAGTTGAACCACCGTTCAAACCATCTTTA ACAAATGATGAAGATGTTAGTCAGTTTGATACAAAATTCACCAAACAGACCCCTGTAGATTCCCCAGATGAAAATGTCCTCAGTGAAAGCCAGAATGTAGTATTCCAG GGTTTCTCCTATGTGGCGCCATCTGTATTGGAGGATCTCAACAAACCTTGGATCGAAGAGAAAAATATTCGATCTCCAAGAAAACATGGAAGCACATTCCGGGGACACTCAAG ATGTGACATGGAAACTGTGATATCTGATTGTTCTGACGTCAGAATCTCCCCAGCAGTAGTTAATATTCCAAAATCTGAACCTGTAGATATCTTTCAAGCCGATGCTATGTTCTTTGCAATACCTCTGCCTTTTGTttga